In Mycolicibacterium mucogenicum DSM 44124, the following are encoded in one genomic region:
- a CDS encoding dsRBD fold-containing protein, translated as MYDKDLTNKWHVEIEFFEDDVHTHASAHARLRDDTLTTTGDAYRNPKDPSAPLVGEEIAAARALIALGTDLLMAASANIEKSTQHPVHLYR; from the coding sequence ATGTACGACAAGGATCTGACCAACAAGTGGCACGTCGAGATCGAGTTCTTCGAGGACGATGTCCACACCCACGCCTCCGCGCACGCCCGGCTGCGCGACGACACACTCACCACGACGGGGGATGCCTACCGCAACCCCAAAGACCCGAGTGCGCCGTTGGTCGGTGAGGAGATCGCGGCGGCCCGCGCACTCATCGCGCTCGGCACCGATCTGCTCATGGCGGCGTCGGCGAACATCGAGAAATCAACACAGCACCCGGTGCACCTCTACCGTTGA